The following proteins are co-located in the Thermococcus celericrescens genome:
- a CDS encoding ACT domain-containing protein — MRHYEIVRIKENGKVELPRDYAYELGVVEGAYFLLEIDTDLKEVHLERVALPGKKLVEVELVVEDRPGVLARISGLFGRHGANILFSESEEFGAIGLAGIVAVVDVSGMSITLDGLKNELASLSAVKEVHLNPLE; from the coding sequence ATGAGACACTATGAGATAGTCAGGATCAAGGAGAACGGCAAGGTTGAGCTGCCCCGGGATTACGCCTACGAGCTTGGCGTGGTGGAGGGCGCATATTTCCTCCTTGAGATAGACACCGACCTCAAGGAGGTTCACCTGGAAAGGGTGGCCCTGCCTGGAAAGAAGCTCGTAGAGGTTGAGCTCGTTGTGGAGGACCGTCCGGGGGTTCTGGCCAGGATCAGCGGTCTCTTCGGCAGGCACGGGGCCAATATACTCTTCAGCGAGTCAGAGGAGTTCGGTGCCATCGGACTGGCCGGCATCGTCGCGGTCGTGGACGTGAGCGGGATGAGCATAACCCTGGATGGCCTGAAAAATGAGCTCGCCTCCCTGTCCGCGGTGAAGGAGGTTCATCTAAACCCCCTGGAGTAG
- a CDS encoding proton-conducting transporter transmembrane domain-containing protein: MFFGVSMMLVEQDAKRFLAYSTVSQMGYVLLGVGSLNFVGAAYYAMAHSIFKGGLFLAVGSLGRESRKLGGVRLQERARYGSLRPYPQPRDRRNRTTGGGIRKGTALRKPVRPLETRSPLGKHRDTHFLRKTEPPSETG; this comes from the coding sequence ATGTTCTTTGGCGTTAGCATGATGCTGGTCGAGCAGGACGCAAAGCGCTTCCTGGCGTACTCCACCGTCTCCCAGATGGGCTACGTCCTCCTCGGCGTTGGGAGCCTCAACTTCGTCGGGGCGGCGTACTACGCGATGGCACACTCCATATTCAAGGGAGGCCTGTTCCTGGCGGTGGGTTCGCTCGGGAGGGAGAGCAGAAAGCTCGGGGGAGTTCGGCTACAGGAACGCGCCCGTTATGGCAGCCTCCGTCCTTACCCTCAGCCTCGCGATAGGAGGAATAGGACCACTGGTGGGGGCATACGGAAAGGAACTGCTCTACGAAAGCCTGTCAGGCCTTTGGAAACTCGCAGTCCCCTTGGGAAGCATCGGGACACTCACTTCCTTCGCAAAACTGAACCACCATCTGAGACGGGGTGA
- a CDS encoding proton-conducting transporter transmembrane domain-containing protein — protein MIPLLAALPLLAAFILMLLDVLKAKRSLIQGVFLLGALLPVPVVLLNGLGSEIVGGWAREAGIEVALTRTNLPFIAGELVLFIFVALYSLYYLDFRNKKTPKVLALLLLLHTGLMGAFIARDFFNFYIYSEIASVSAFALVAFSDEKGSKRAAFRYLIMSLLASYLFVFAVGIIYMETGYLNVDLVRESAGPSRELNTALALAFTSLLLKAGIFPLHSWLPDAHSSAPTPVSAVLSGAVVKAPAYGMILLLSALPPGKPSGRP, from the coding sequence ATGATACCCCTGCTGGCCGCGCTGCCCCTGCTGGCCGCTTTCATACTCATGCTCCTCGATGTGCTGAAGGCCAAACGGAGCTTAATCCAGGGAGTCTTTCTGCTCGGAGCCCTCCTGCCGGTTCCGGTCGTTCTCTTAAATGGGCTTGGTTCGGAGATCGTCGGGGGCTGGGCGCGGGAGGCGGGAATAGAGGTCGCGCTAACGCGGACGAACCTGCCATTTATCGCGGGTGAGCTTGTGCTCTTCATCTTCGTCGCCCTGTACTCCCTGTACTACTTAGATTTCAGGAACAAAAAGACGCCGAAGGTTCTCGCGCTCCTCCTGCTCCTCCACACGGGGCTTATGGGAGCGTTCATAGCACGGGACTTCTTCAATTTCTACATATATTCCGAGATAGCATCTGTATCGGCCTTTGCGCTCGTGGCCTTCTCGGACGAAAAGGGCTCCAAGAGAGCTGCGTTCAGGTACCTCATAATGTCCCTGCTGGCATCGTACCTCTTCGTCTTTGCGGTCGGGATAATCTACATGGAGACCGGCTATCTCAACGTCGATCTCGTCAGAGAGAGTGCCGGGCCATCCAGGGAGCTAAACACCGCCCTGGCACTGGCGTTTACCTCGCTTCTCCTCAAGGCAGGCATCTTCCCGCTCCATTCCTGGCTCCCGGACGCCCACTCGAGCGCGCCGACTCCCGTGAGCGCGGTTCTGAGCGGCGCCGTTGTTAAGGCCCCCGCCTACGGGATGATACTCCTCCTCTCCGCCCTCCCTCCGGGGAAACCTTCAGGGCGGCCGTAA